The Globicephala melas chromosome 20, mGloMel1.2, whole genome shotgun sequence genome contains a region encoding:
- the PIGL gene encoding N-acetylglucosaminyl-phosphatidylinositol de-N-acetylase isoform X2 yields the protein MEFCKEPQTPSLSGPNLHKSRARGRSSQPSSKQEERGLIRRYRMKRNKALRNFRSDGANVQWPQVPRPGSAPQLTSDSPAPASPPPEGSGHSALTAVQVVTFDAGGVSGHSNHVALYAAARTLHAQGKLPKGCSVLTLQSVNLLRKYLSLLDLPCSLLCARDALFVLSRREAAQAQRAMSCHRSQLLWFRHLYVLFSRYMRINSLHFL from the exons ATGGAGTTCTGCAAAGAACCGCAGACGCCATCGCTGTCAGGCCCTAACCTGCACAAGTCCAGGGCTAGAGGCAGATCATCTCAGCCCTCCTCGAAGCAGGAAGAGAGGGGGCTCATCAGAAGGTATAGGATGAAGAGAAACAAGGCCCTGAGGAATTTCAGAAGTGATGGAGCCAACGTGCAGTGGCCCcaagttcccagaccagggagtGCGCCCCAGCTCACCAGTGACAGCCCGGCCCCGGCATCACCTCCACCCGAGGGCAGCGGACACTCGGCCTTGACTGCTGTCCAG GTGGTGACCTTTGACGCGGGGGGTGTGAGCGGCCACAGCAACCACGTGGCTCTGTATGCGGCTGCCAG gaCCCTGCACGCACAAGGGAAGTTACCTAAAG GGTGCTCAGTGCTCACGCTTCAGTCTGTGAACCTGCTGCGCAAGTACCTGTCGCTGCTGGACCTGCCCTGCTCCCTGCTGTGTGCCCGCGATGCCCTCTTCGTGCTCAGTCGCCGAGAGGCGGCCCAGGCCCAG AGAGCCATGTCCTGCCACCGCAGCCAGCTGCTCTGGTTCCGCCACCTCTACGTGCTCTTCTCCCGGTACATGAGAAtcaactctctgcacttcctctgA